Proteins from one Lepidochelys kempii isolate rLepKem1 chromosome 6, rLepKem1.hap2, whole genome shotgun sequence genomic window:
- the LOC140912675 gene encoding large ribosomal subunit protein uL15-like, producing MPSRLRKTRKLRGHVSHGHGRIGKHRKHPGGRGNAGGMHHHRINFDKYHPGYFGKVGMRHYHLKKNQNFCPTVNLDKLWTFVSEQTRLNYAKNQAGLAPVIDVVRSGYYKVLGKGKLPKQPVIVKAKFFSRKAEEKIKKVGGACVLAA from the exons ATG CCTTCTAGGCTAAGGAAGACCAGGAAGCTGAGAGGACACGTTAGCCACGGCCATGGCCGTATTG GTAAACACAGAAAGCATCCTGGCGGCCGTGGAAATGCTGGGGGTATGCACCACCACAGAATTAACTTTGACAAATA TCATCCTGGTTATTTTGGGAAGGTTGGTATGAGACACTACCATTTGAAGAAGAACCAGAACTTCTGTCCTACTGTCAACTTGGATAAATTGTGGACGTTTGTTAGTGAGCAGACAAGACTAAACTATGCAAAAAACCAGGCTGGATTAGCACCTGTCATTGATGTTGTACGCTCG GGTTATTACAAAGTCCTGGGCAAGGGGAAGCTGCCCAAACAGCCTGTAATTGTGAAAGCAAAATTCTTCAGCAGGAAAGCAGAGGAGAAGATCAAAAAAGTTGGTGGAGCATGCGTGCTTGCGGCATAA